A region of Solidesulfovibrio fructosivorans JJ] DNA encodes the following proteins:
- a CDS encoding DUF362 domain-containing protein, whose amino-acid sequence MARPRVALASRPVPESPNDYTAKSLAVVAVLVAEAVGACCDLSGMVRGRRVLVKPNLVRPDPRNPCAIVTDERVILALVRLLRDAGAAKVLVGDNPGYGLSLERALSCLSDFTKAVAACGGEIVHFDRDAPVAVANPDAFLFDPVLLPRAVAEADVLINVPKMKTHVHTLVTLGIKNLYGLVCDEQRMFCHRNDINAKVVDILRVVRPALTVLDALWAVQGQAPLSGAAVPDMNVIAAGTDVCAVDTVAADLMGIAASEVAMLRLARQEGLGETDLAAITVVGADPDTLRRVFARPVIGCAGAYDAVRVLEGGACFGCLSALRHALDKLASEGAFAGREPVTLYVGVPMPERRNLRNVKGELWCFGACAAPLAYDTHHNTGLAHSIPGCPPHILDFYKAYKGAGGKLF is encoded by the coding sequence ATGGCGCGCCCTCGTGTCGCCCTAGCTTCGCGTCCGGTTCCCGAAAGTCCAAACGACTACACCGCCAAGAGCCTGGCCGTGGTGGCGGTGCTGGTGGCCGAGGCCGTCGGAGCCTGCTGCGACCTGTCGGGCATGGTCCGGGGCAGGCGCGTGCTGGTCAAGCCCAACCTCGTGCGCCCGGATCCCCGCAATCCCTGCGCCATCGTGACGGACGAACGGGTCATCCTGGCCCTGGTGCGCCTGCTGCGCGACGCCGGGGCGGCCAAGGTGCTGGTCGGCGACAACCCGGGCTACGGCCTGTCCCTGGAGCGCGCCCTGTCCTGCCTTTCCGATTTCACCAAGGCGGTCGCCGCCTGCGGCGGGGAGATCGTCCATTTCGACCGCGACGCGCCCGTGGCCGTGGCCAATCCCGACGCCTTCCTTTTCGACCCGGTGCTTTTGCCGCGCGCCGTGGCCGAAGCCGACGTGCTCATAAACGTGCCCAAGATGAAGACCCACGTGCATACGCTGGTCACCCTCGGCATCAAAAACCTCTACGGCCTGGTGTGCGACGAGCAGCGCATGTTCTGCCACCGCAACGACATCAACGCCAAGGTTGTGGACATCCTGCGCGTGGTCCGGCCGGCGCTCACCGTGCTCGACGCCCTGTGGGCGGTGCAGGGCCAGGCCCCGCTGTCCGGGGCGGCGGTGCCGGACATGAACGTGATCGCGGCGGGCACGGACGTGTGCGCCGTGGATACCGTGGCGGCGGATCTGATGGGCATCGCGGCAAGCGAGGTGGCCATGTTGCGTCTGGCCCGGCAGGAGGGCCTGGGCGAGACCGACCTTGCCGCCATCACGGTGGTGGGGGCCGATCCGGACACGCTGCGGCGCGTTTTCGCGCGGCCGGTCATCGGCTGCGCCGGGGCCTACGACGCGGTGCGGGTGCTGGAGGGCGGGGCCTGTTTCGGCTGTCTGTCGGCCCTGCGTCACGCCCTGGACAAGCTCGCCAGCGAAGGAGCCTTTGCCGGGCGCGAGCCGGTGACGCTCTATGTCGGCGTGCCCATGCCCGAACGGCGCAACCTGCGCAACGTCAAAGGCGAACTGTGGTGCTTCGGGGCCTGCGCCGCGCCGCTTGCCTACGACACCCACCACAACACGGGTCTCGCCCACTCCATTCCCGGCTGCCCGCCGCATATTTTGGACTTTTACAAGGCGTATAAAGGCGCTGGGGGGAAACTTTTCTGA
- a CDS encoding class I adenylate-forming enzyme family protein — protein MSENKPFPAHSRVSGPIGTLRGGLYALARRNAEADPDGACILHGATVVRHGELAERAARLAAGLAARGLGKGGRLAVLSRKTPAAVTAFLAAAACGGVFFPLDPNQPPPVLRAVLDRLAPAVVCVAAEFLPLLENLTGGKPPFALVVMDRGDAAGAAVPAGLSDFEALCAGPFPVALPDVGPDDPVYLNFTSGTTGAPKGAVTTLCNLIANTEASVAAFALTPEDVHLCLMPAFVHPHETLMRPLFLGGRLVLCDRVAAKAVAGACARHKVTALMAVAAIYETLLRLPAGSENPLATVRVAESGGMHVPSALASGLLERYCLPILPVWGSTETTGVGLANRPGEGHAACRLGRPVPGYVARVVREDGSEADCGEPGELVMSGPGVCPGYFGEEARPEFRLYGGRFHTGDIVRREPDGAFYFAGRQSMLLKVGGMKVFPVEIEEALRTHPDVAECIVIPEADALRGEVAKAVVVPRAGTELSPAGLRQYLSGRLHRMKMPRVIEVREALPRTPGGKIAWRALVSP, from the coding sequence ATGTCCGAAAATAAGCCCTTCCCGGCGCATAGCCGGGTCTCCGGTCCCATCGGAACGCTTCGCGGCGGGCTTTACGCCCTGGCCCGCCGCAACGCCGAGGCCGATCCCGATGGCGCATGCATTTTGCACGGGGCGACGGTCGTGCGCCATGGCGAGCTGGCCGAGCGCGCGGCGCGGCTGGCCGCCGGGTTGGCCGCGCGCGGCCTGGGCAAGGGGGGGCGTCTGGCCGTGCTGTCCCGCAAGACCCCGGCGGCCGTGACCGCTTTTCTCGCCGCCGCCGCCTGTGGCGGTGTTTTTTTCCCCTTGGACCCCAACCAGCCGCCGCCGGTCCTGCGCGCCGTGCTCGACCGTCTGGCCCCGGCCGTGGTCTGTGTCGCGGCCGAATTCCTGCCCCTGCTCGAAAACCTGACCGGCGGTAAGCCGCCCTTTGCCCTGGTCGTCATGGACAGGGGCGACGCGGCTGGCGCCGCCGTCCCGGCCGGGCTGTCGGATTTCGAGGCGCTGTGCGCCGGGCCGTTTCCGGTTGCCCTGCCCGATGTCGGGCCGGACGATCCGGTCTATTTGAACTTCACCTCCGGCACCACGGGCGCGCCCAAGGGGGCCGTGACCACGCTTTGCAACCTGATCGCCAACACCGAGGCCTCGGTGGCCGCCTTCGCGCTCACGCCCGAGGACGTGCACCTGTGCCTGATGCCGGCTTTTGTCCATCCCCACGAGACGCTCATGCGCCCGCTTTTCCTCGGCGGCCGTCTCGTCCTGTGCGACCGGGTGGCGGCAAAGGCCGTGGCCGGAGCCTGCGCGCGCCACAAGGTGACGGCGCTTATGGCCGTGGCCGCCATCTACGAAACCCTGCTGCGCCTGCCGGCGGGCTCGGAAAATCCCCTGGCCACGGTGCGGGTGGCCGAATCCGGCGGCATGCATGTGCCCTCGGCCCTGGCTTCCGGGCTTTTGGAGCGCTATTGCCTGCCCATTTTGCCTGTCTGGGGCAGCACCGAGACCACTGGGGTGGGGCTGGCCAACCGCCCGGGCGAGGGCCATGCCGCCTGCCGGCTGGGGCGGCCGGTTCCCGGCTACGTGGCCCGGGTCGTGCGCGAGGACGGCTCCGAGGCCGATTGCGGCGAACCCGGGGAACTGGTCATGTCCGGGCCGGGGGTGTGTCCGGGCTATTTCGGCGAGGAGGCCCGGCCGGAATTTCGGCTCTACGGCGGCCGGTTCCATACGGGCGACATCGTGCGCCGCGAGCCCGACGGCGCGTTTTATTTCGCCGGCCGCCAAAGCATGCTGCTCAAGGTCGGCGGCATGAAGGTCTTTCCGGTGGAGATCGAGGAGGCGCTGCGCACGCACCCGGACGTGGCCGAGTGCATCGTCATTCCCGAGGCCGATGCGCTTCGCGGTGAAGTGGCCAAGGCCGTGGTGGTGCCGCGCGCCGGGACCGAACTCTCCCCGGCCGGGCTGCGCCAGTATCTTTCCGGACGGCTGCACCGCATGAAAATGCCGCGCGTCATCGAAGTCCGCGAGGCGCTGCCCAGAACCCCAGGAGGAAAGATCGCATGGCGCGCCCTCGTGTCGCCCTAG